Proteins encoded by one window of Dioscorea cayenensis subsp. rotundata cultivar TDr96_F1 chromosome 6, TDr96_F1_v2_PseudoChromosome.rev07_lg8_w22 25.fasta, whole genome shotgun sequence:
- the LOC120263042 gene encoding uncharacterized protein LOC120263042, with the protein MVEVEVERRMSTLTPSHAAGLRRLSTRAATAPAPTPTRNGLLPLTPLAESLLAHLRSSGVPILPGLSDTDLARTEAELGFPFPPDLRAILSLGLPSGPGFPDWHRLQSSSLSLPLAAASLQVARGSLWPRSLGPRPSDHTLALHSARSSLRRAPSLIPLFNRCYLPSHPCLAGNPVFLVSDDQITCCALDLADFFRRALALPPSSDLSLRRQRSAGPPEKPPPAPSSRRSLDSIAGKNPRWIEFWSDASSDCRRRSSSSSSSEPSPQCFLEIRPQKLPTWVGGYLDRIGSVLRAGGWNESDVREIVHVSSSGLFNGHDEIVLDDQAIRDSLLLKTNRCSDSLRQAGWSSDEINDALTIEFRHDRRRHPVKLPPEIAFKIGQLAEAVSR; encoded by the coding sequence ATGGTCGAGGTCGAGGTCGAGCGCCGCATGAGCACCCTTACTCCTTCCCATGCCGCTGGGCTCCGTCGCCTTTCCACCCGCGCAGCTACGGCCCCTGCTCCCACCCCAACCCGCAATGGCCTCCTTCCTCTCACCCCTCTCGCCGAATCCCTCCTAGCTCATCTCCGCTCCTCTGGCGTCCCTATCCTCCCTGGCCTCTCCGACACCGATCTCGCCCGCACGGAAGCGGAGCTCGGCTTTCCCTTCCCTCCCGATCTCCGTGCTATCCTCTCCCTCGGCCTTCCTTCTGGCCCAGGCTTCCCGGACTGGCACCGTCTCCAGTCATCATCCCTTTCCCTCCCTCTTGCCGCCGCATCTCTCCAGGTCGCTCGTGGTTCTCTCTGGCCTCGCTCCTTAGGCCCTCGTCCCTCTGACCACACCCTTGCCCTCCACTCCGCTCGTTCCTCTCTCCGCCGCGCCCCCTCCCTCATTCCCCTCTTTAACCGCTGCTACCTCCCCTCCCACCCCTGTCTTGCTGGCAATCCCGTCTTCCTCGTCTCCGACGATCAGATCACCTGCTGCGCTCTCGATCTCGCCGACTTCTTCCGCCGCGCTCTCGCCTTACCCCCTTCCTCTGATCTCTCCCTCCGTCGCCAACGCTCCGCTGGACCTCCAGAGAAACCCCCGCCTGCCCCCTCCTCCCGCCGCAGCCTCGACTCTATCGCTGGCAAAAACCCTCGCTGGATCGAGTTCTGGTCGGACGCCTCCTCCGATTGCCGTCGCCGgagctcctcctcctcctcctccgaaCCCTCTCCTCAGTGTTTCCTCGAGATCCGGCCCCAAAAACTCCCCACCTGGGTTGGAGGCTATCTCGATCGCATCGGCTCCGTTCTCAGAGCCGGTGGTTGGAATGAATCCGACGTTCGTGAGATCGTCCACGTATCCTCCTCCGGTCTATTCAACGGCCACGATGAGATTGTTTTGGATGACCAGGCGATCCGTGACTCGCTGCTACTGAAAACGAATCGCTGCTCCGACTCGCTCAGACAAGCTGGCTGGAGCTCCGACGAGATCAACGACGCTCTTACTATCGAGTTCCGCCACGATCGCCGACGACATCCAGTGAAGTTGCCGCCCGAGATCGCCTTCAAGATCGGCCAGCTTGCAGAAGCCGTTTCCCGGTAG